A stretch of Pangasianodon hypophthalmus isolate fPanHyp1 chromosome 9, fPanHyp1.pri, whole genome shotgun sequence DNA encodes these proteins:
- the LOC113529530 gene encoding glucoside xylosyltransferase 1 isoform X1 produces the protein MRRHVRLVSVCVISVFVSVLYVFEQLASSLETEAGWREPLAERGARAGGLSQPHSDHRAYFSRSVRCKSMSVTHWNPYWRLPRDVCGKNCFMESARRYAVDKTSSVVLEVDRAEPVRLAVVACGPRLEETLTMLKSAVLFSHRTLHFHIFAEDDLHSGFRDALESWPVRFRSKFNYTTYPITFPSDNAKEWKRLFKPCASQRLFLPLILTEVDSLLYVDTDILFLQPVEQIWNFLSQFNSSHMAAMAPEHEEPRIAWYNRFARHPYYGKTGVNSGVMLMNMTRIRAKRFKNDMTTVHLRWAELLMPLLQKYKLNITWGDQDLLNIIFHYNPESLFVFPCHWNYRPDHCIYGSNCAAAEQHGVYILHGNRGVYHDDKQPAFRAIYDAIQKYPFGEDAINFLLRPLEEKLKNTMHTYCGRSSHLFTKKLQESIRNLQNDNHNAR, from the exons ATGCGTCGACACGTTCGCCTTGTATCCGTGTGTGTGATATCAGTGTTCGTGTCGGTGCTGTACGTGTTCGAGCAGCTCGCGTCCTCTCTGGAGACCGAGGCCGGGTGGCGCGAGCCGCTGGCGGAGCGAGGCGCGCGGGCAGGAGGCCTCAGCCAGCCTCACTCCGACCACAG AGCTTATTTTTCTCGTTCTGTCAGGTGTAAGTCAATGTCTGTCACACACTGGAATCCCTATTGGAGACTGCCCCGTGATGTTTGTGGAAAGAACTGCTTTATGGAGTCGGCTCGTAG GTATGCTGTGGATAAGACGTCATCCGTGGTGCTTGAGGTGGACAGAGCTGAGCCAGTCAGGTTGGCGGTGGTGGCATGTGGCCCCAGGCTGGAGGAGACTCTCACCATGCTGAAGTCTGCGGTTCTCTTTAGTCACAGAACTCTACACTTTCACATCTTTGCTGAGGATGACCTACATTCTGGCTTCAGAGATGCT TTGGAGTCGTGGCCAGTAAGGTTCCGTTCTAAATTTAACTACACTACCTACCCCATCACCTTCCCCAGTGATAATGCCAAGGAATGGAAGAGACTGTTTAAACCCTGTGCTTCCCAAAGGCTTTTCCTGCCT cTGATCCTAACTGAAGTGGATTCTCTGCTCTACGTGGACACAGACATCTTGTTCCTGCAGCCAGTAGAGCAGATCTGGAACTTTCTCTCCCAGTTTAACAGCAGTCACATGGCAGCCATGGCACCTGAGCACGAGGAGCCAAGAATCGCCTGGTATAACCGTTTTGCACGGCACCCATATTATGGCAAAACTGGTGTCAACTCTGGAGTCATGCTTATGAATATGACGCGCATCAGAGCCAAACGCTTCAAG AATGATATGACAACAGTTCACCTGAGATGGGCGGAGTTGCTTATGCCACTACTACAGAAATACAAGCTCAACATTACATGGGGGGACCAAGACCTCCTTAACATCATATTCCACTACAATCCAG AAAGCCTGTTTGTGTTCCCGTGCCATTGGAACTACCGCCCAGACCACTGCATCTACGGCAGCAACTGCGCTGCTGCTGAGCAACATGGGGTTTACATTCTCCATGGCAATCGAGGTGTTTACCATGATGACAAACAGCCTGCGTTCCGAGCCATTTATGATGCCATTCAGAAA taccCCTTTGGAGAAGATGCAATCAATTTTCTACTTAGGCCTCTAGAGGAGAAACTAAAGAATACCATGCATACATACTGTGGAAGATCCAGTCACCTTTTCACTAAGAAATTACAGGAGAGCATCAGAAACCTACAGAATGACAATCACAATGCAAGATGA
- the LOC113529530 gene encoding glucoside xylosyltransferase 1 isoform X2: MRRHVRLVSVCVISVFVSVLYVFEQLASSLETEAGWREPLAERGARAGGLSQPHSDHRCKSMSVTHWNPYWRLPRDVCGKNCFMESARRYAVDKTSSVVLEVDRAEPVRLAVVACGPRLEETLTMLKSAVLFSHRTLHFHIFAEDDLHSGFRDALESWPVRFRSKFNYTTYPITFPSDNAKEWKRLFKPCASQRLFLPLILTEVDSLLYVDTDILFLQPVEQIWNFLSQFNSSHMAAMAPEHEEPRIAWYNRFARHPYYGKTGVNSGVMLMNMTRIRAKRFKNDMTTVHLRWAELLMPLLQKYKLNITWGDQDLLNIIFHYNPESLFVFPCHWNYRPDHCIYGSNCAAAEQHGVYILHGNRGVYHDDKQPAFRAIYDAIQKYPFGEDAINFLLRPLEEKLKNTMHTYCGRSSHLFTKKLQESIRNLQNDNHNAR; this comes from the exons ATGCGTCGACACGTTCGCCTTGTATCCGTGTGTGTGATATCAGTGTTCGTGTCGGTGCTGTACGTGTTCGAGCAGCTCGCGTCCTCTCTGGAGACCGAGGCCGGGTGGCGCGAGCCGCTGGCGGAGCGAGGCGCGCGGGCAGGAGGCCTCAGCCAGCCTCACTCCGACCACAG GTGTAAGTCAATGTCTGTCACACACTGGAATCCCTATTGGAGACTGCCCCGTGATGTTTGTGGAAAGAACTGCTTTATGGAGTCGGCTCGTAG GTATGCTGTGGATAAGACGTCATCCGTGGTGCTTGAGGTGGACAGAGCTGAGCCAGTCAGGTTGGCGGTGGTGGCATGTGGCCCCAGGCTGGAGGAGACTCTCACCATGCTGAAGTCTGCGGTTCTCTTTAGTCACAGAACTCTACACTTTCACATCTTTGCTGAGGATGACCTACATTCTGGCTTCAGAGATGCT TTGGAGTCGTGGCCAGTAAGGTTCCGTTCTAAATTTAACTACACTACCTACCCCATCACCTTCCCCAGTGATAATGCCAAGGAATGGAAGAGACTGTTTAAACCCTGTGCTTCCCAAAGGCTTTTCCTGCCT cTGATCCTAACTGAAGTGGATTCTCTGCTCTACGTGGACACAGACATCTTGTTCCTGCAGCCAGTAGAGCAGATCTGGAACTTTCTCTCCCAGTTTAACAGCAGTCACATGGCAGCCATGGCACCTGAGCACGAGGAGCCAAGAATCGCCTGGTATAACCGTTTTGCACGGCACCCATATTATGGCAAAACTGGTGTCAACTCTGGAGTCATGCTTATGAATATGACGCGCATCAGAGCCAAACGCTTCAAG AATGATATGACAACAGTTCACCTGAGATGGGCGGAGTTGCTTATGCCACTACTACAGAAATACAAGCTCAACATTACATGGGGGGACCAAGACCTCCTTAACATCATATTCCACTACAATCCAG AAAGCCTGTTTGTGTTCCCGTGCCATTGGAACTACCGCCCAGACCACTGCATCTACGGCAGCAACTGCGCTGCTGCTGAGCAACATGGGGTTTACATTCTCCATGGCAATCGAGGTGTTTACCATGATGACAAACAGCCTGCGTTCCGAGCCATTTATGATGCCATTCAGAAA taccCCTTTGGAGAAGATGCAATCAATTTTCTACTTAGGCCTCTAGAGGAGAAACTAAAGAATACCATGCATACATACTGTGGAAGATCCAGTCACCTTTTCACTAAGAAATTACAGGAGAGCATCAGAAACCTACAGAATGACAATCACAATGCAAGATGA
- the LOC113529530 gene encoding glucoside xylosyltransferase 1 isoform X3, whose amino-acid sequence MRRHVRLVSVCVISVFVSVLYVFEQLASSLETEAGWREPLAERGARAGGLSQPHSDHRYAVDKTSSVVLEVDRAEPVRLAVVACGPRLEETLTMLKSAVLFSHRTLHFHIFAEDDLHSGFRDALESWPVRFRSKFNYTTYPITFPSDNAKEWKRLFKPCASQRLFLPLILTEVDSLLYVDTDILFLQPVEQIWNFLSQFNSSHMAAMAPEHEEPRIAWYNRFARHPYYGKTGVNSGVMLMNMTRIRAKRFKNDMTTVHLRWAELLMPLLQKYKLNITWGDQDLLNIIFHYNPESLFVFPCHWNYRPDHCIYGSNCAAAEQHGVYILHGNRGVYHDDKQPAFRAIYDAIQKYPFGEDAINFLLRPLEEKLKNTMHTYCGRSSHLFTKKLQESIRNLQNDNHNAR is encoded by the exons ATGCGTCGACACGTTCGCCTTGTATCCGTGTGTGTGATATCAGTGTTCGTGTCGGTGCTGTACGTGTTCGAGCAGCTCGCGTCCTCTCTGGAGACCGAGGCCGGGTGGCGCGAGCCGCTGGCGGAGCGAGGCGCGCGGGCAGGAGGCCTCAGCCAGCCTCACTCCGACCACAG GTATGCTGTGGATAAGACGTCATCCGTGGTGCTTGAGGTGGACAGAGCTGAGCCAGTCAGGTTGGCGGTGGTGGCATGTGGCCCCAGGCTGGAGGAGACTCTCACCATGCTGAAGTCTGCGGTTCTCTTTAGTCACAGAACTCTACACTTTCACATCTTTGCTGAGGATGACCTACATTCTGGCTTCAGAGATGCT TTGGAGTCGTGGCCAGTAAGGTTCCGTTCTAAATTTAACTACACTACCTACCCCATCACCTTCCCCAGTGATAATGCCAAGGAATGGAAGAGACTGTTTAAACCCTGTGCTTCCCAAAGGCTTTTCCTGCCT cTGATCCTAACTGAAGTGGATTCTCTGCTCTACGTGGACACAGACATCTTGTTCCTGCAGCCAGTAGAGCAGATCTGGAACTTTCTCTCCCAGTTTAACAGCAGTCACATGGCAGCCATGGCACCTGAGCACGAGGAGCCAAGAATCGCCTGGTATAACCGTTTTGCACGGCACCCATATTATGGCAAAACTGGTGTCAACTCTGGAGTCATGCTTATGAATATGACGCGCATCAGAGCCAAACGCTTCAAG AATGATATGACAACAGTTCACCTGAGATGGGCGGAGTTGCTTATGCCACTACTACAGAAATACAAGCTCAACATTACATGGGGGGACCAAGACCTCCTTAACATCATATTCCACTACAATCCAG AAAGCCTGTTTGTGTTCCCGTGCCATTGGAACTACCGCCCAGACCACTGCATCTACGGCAGCAACTGCGCTGCTGCTGAGCAACATGGGGTTTACATTCTCCATGGCAATCGAGGTGTTTACCATGATGACAAACAGCCTGCGTTCCGAGCCATTTATGATGCCATTCAGAAA taccCCTTTGGAGAAGATGCAATCAATTTTCTACTTAGGCCTCTAGAGGAGAAACTAAAGAATACCATGCATACATACTGTGGAAGATCCAGTCACCTTTTCACTAAGAAATTACAGGAGAGCATCAGAAACCTACAGAATGACAATCACAATGCAAGATGA